GTTTGTCTATGGTGATGGGGTCTGCATCTGGATTCAAAGTGATTGTTCCGAGCGCGTAGCCTTTGGATGTTTGTTCCCACCTAAGGCGGATAAACTGATTTTCAAGTACAACTTCTTCCTGCGCATGAAGGTTAGCCGACAGCAAATGAATAAAAGAAATAATGATTACAGAAAGCAAAAGTTTGGTCTTGACGTTCCATTCATCGGATAGCTGTTCGTACTGTTGTTTGCGTATCATATTTAGGTTTCTTTTGGCGTTAATAGGTAATCGGTGCCGGGATCAACATCAAATGTAAAAGGTGTATGTAAACTTTCCAGCTGTACCTCTTGTATTTCTCCCGTTGCCTGGTTTTCTATAAGATAAGCTCCGGTGGCCCAGTTTGCAAATGCTTTATGAATCACGGATACTTGCTCACCATCTGGAAAATAAAAGATATATGTAAACTTTTTCTTCGATGTTGGGTAAACAACCGCTTGATGACCTCCATCTTTCTCCTTCACTAGGACTCCTTTTCCTCCTACAAATAACGGTATTTTATCGTATGGGAAATCATAGTCCTTTAAGGTAAGCGGTCCCTCAAAGCACTGACCTGTATTATAATCAATCCACGTACCCTTTGGAAGGTATACATCTCGCTTCATGGTGTTGCCATAGTCGTTTCCATACAGCGGAATAGCCAGCAATGACTCGCCCAACATCCATGAATATTGCCTTTGTTTTTTGCCCGCCAAGTAATAGGTGGCGGTATCATCAGGAAACGCAATCGGAAGAGGTGTCATGGTGTAAGGGTATCCACTGTGATAGCTTTTCAACGCTTCACTATACAAGTAGTCGGCGTAAGCGACATGCCAATCAGCTGCTTTTTTCACGGCTTTCTGATAGCGTGAATTTTCCAGGTGCCAGGGACCGAAACCCATAGCCATCACCGGGCTTACCGCAACTGCCATGGCGTTCCGAACGAAATAACGTTTTTGGTCTTCATTCAGCGGATTTTCCAAATATTTTCCCGCCACAATATCAAGGTAAACGGTAGATACGCCACTGGCTGCATAATTAAGCCCATTGATTAGCGGTCGGTCTTGGTCAAAGCCATACTTGGTATCTTCCAACCTTAGTATATCACCTGTTAATGAATAAGCACTGTTCCGGGCCATAATGTAATAACCCTTTTTCATTAAGGCTGCGTTAACAGGATTTAGCTTGGCATCATTATTAAGTTTTTTTCCGTCATAGAGCATTAAATCTTCTTTAAAACCATCTACTCCCCAACGGTCTGCTCCAGACACGTACCAGTTGACAGCCGCTGGGTTCTTTCCTTCCAGCAAAAAGACCTTACCTTGCGGAAAATTAACACGATAGGTCTCTGGGCGTTCATCTTTATCCCGAATAAAATATCCTCGATCAATTCCTTCAGGAACAAATGGACCATCATTTTCTGCTTCATAGTATCCACCATATGCTTTCGGCGCTTTGAAGTTTATCCGCAAGCCAAGCAGCAGACTGATCTCTCGCTCACGGAAGAACGCTTTGAACGCTTGGGGGTTTGGATAACGGGGATTGGGCAAGCCGTCTTTTCTGCCACTGCCCGCCGAGTCATCCCACAGACCAAAACCGGTAGTCGCCCCTTCACTTGGATCGCGACGTTCGCCTCT
This Olivibacter sp. SDN3 DNA region includes the following protein-coding sequences:
- a CDS encoding TIM-barrel domain-containing protein translates to MSSNKTYTDKIGARIRQLLLCDPKDLMGNFAFNLSMLICFTTNVQAQHPQTIELKNDQYILHIDTNTLNFGIQYHTTLIEPHPQGNLSFSLVTDTQTYAINKVRVRQCTPTLFRALVTNSSDLSAIVEIQLSKDFFMIKLTPENQLDKEETYQIDFRTAPLQPAYGLGDHGGFGENTAISNFVDDDFGNRDNEHRFISTFTIFPAHHFAQVLFAEQTKRVAITDIENRLGVSGVKSAAIYYFLGSPKQIYQTYRQVKIAEGYPDLKPKHRFFQLGYEAFGSLGWNTFQSSVENDISAYLEAGFPIKWAVVGSGFWRGERRDPSEGATTGFGLWDDSAGSGRKDGLPNPRYPNPQAFKAFFREREISLLLGLRINFKAPKAYGGYYEAENDGPFVPEGIDRGYFIRDKDERPETYRVNFPQGKVFLLEGKNPAAVNWYVSGADRWGVDGFKEDLMLYDGKKLNNDAKLNPVNAALMKKGYYIMARNSAYSLTGDILRLEDTKYGFDQDRPLINGLNYAASGVSTVYLDIVAGKYLENPLNEDQKRYFVRNAMAVAVSPVMAMGFGPWHLENSRYQKAVKKAADWHVAYADYLYSEALKSYHSGYPYTMTPLPIAFPDDTATYYLAGKKQRQYSWMLGESLLAIPLYGNDYGNTMKRDVYLPKGTWIDYNTGQCFEGPLTLKDYDFPYDKIPLFVGGKGVLVKEKDGGHQAVVYPTSKKKFTYIFYFPDGEQVSVIHKAFANWATGAYLIENQATGEIQEVQLESLHTPFTFDVDPGTDYLLTPKET